One region of Gossypium raimondii isolate GPD5lz chromosome 6, ASM2569854v1, whole genome shotgun sequence genomic DNA includes:
- the LOC105772604 gene encoding auxin-responsive protein IAA20, giving the protein MCMELQLGLALPGSDTWSRPLLKLGLYEDINVNRKKRGFDHGYLEDEFSAASFKNYEKGLVGWPPVETWRRKKLRCQVHNHMTAAENGYCGGRASKSTYVKVKMEGVVIARKIDISIHQSFETLTTTLMTMFDIFDENRRSFKLTYQDKEGDWLIAEDVPWRTFVRSLKCLKLIRSRG; this is encoded by the exons ATGTGCATGGAACTCCAACTGGGACTCGCTCTTCCAGGTTCCGACACTTGGAGCCGGCCTTTGCTAAAACTGGGTCTATATGAAGACATTAATGTTAACAGAAAAAAACGTGGCTTTGATCATGGATATCTCGAAGACGAGTTTTCCGCTGCCAGTTTCAA gaACTATGAAAAGGGTCTAGTGGGGTGGCCGCCGGTGGAAACCTGGAGGAGGAAGAAGCTACGCTGCCAAGTTCACAACCACATGACAGCGGCGGAGAATGGGTACTGCGGGGGTAGGGCTTCAAAGTCCACGTACGTGAAGGTAAAGATGGAAGGCGTTGTAATTGCCAGGAAAATTGACATCAGCATCCATCAATCCTTTGAAACGCTTACAACCACACTCATGACAATGTTTGATATCT TTGATGAGAACCGGAGGAGCTTTAAACTGACTTATCAGGACAAAGAAGGTGACTGGTTGATTGCTGAAGATGTTCCCTGgag GACCTTCGTTCGTTCATTAAAATGCCTGAAATTAATTAGAAGCAGAGGGTAG